Proteins found in one Aspergillus chevalieri M1 DNA, chromosome 2, nearly complete sequence genomic segment:
- a CDS encoding uncharacterized protein (COG:H;~EggNog:ENOG410PWB1;~InterPro:IPR033749,IPR008949,IPR000092;~go_process: GO:0008299 - isoprenoid biosynthetic process [Evidence IEA]), giving the protein MQAESSGLCQNIKPHRFVALLGRYFQIRDDYQNLTADEYIKTKGFCEDLDEGKISLPLIYTLQKAGAHQATLRGVFHNEAHGKSFQSK; this is encoded by the exons ATGCAAGCTGAATCCTCTGGTTTATG TCAAAACATCAAGCCTCACCGATTCGTAGCTCTTCTCGGTCGATATTTCCAGATTCGAGATGACTATCAAAATCTCACTGCAGATGAG TACATCAAAACCAAAGGCTTCTGCGAAGATCTCGACGAAGGCAAGATCTCCCTGCCTTTGATATACACTCTTCAGAAAGCCGGTGCCCATCAAGCCACACTCCGAGGCGTCTTCCACAATGAAGCTCACGGGAAGAGCTTTCAATCGAAATGA
- the COG3 gene encoding Golgi transport complex subunit COG3 (BUSCO:EOG09261CWO;~COG:U;~EggNog:ENOG410PKJA;~InterPro:IPR007265;~PFAM:PF04136;~go_component: GO:0005801 - cis-Golgi network [Evidence IEA];~go_component: GO:0016020 - membrane [Evidence IEA];~go_process: GO:0006886 - intracellular protein transport [Evidence IEA]), with protein MRPETAGQRSRRRTVASGAPPEPKSNDIDKLGTLPEDPKSIDELQNELEFLQWYGGVEDELLEASYDEYQSCLDELQTSKSHLDALLSDTSSTLNLLSSISESFKAVESQTSSFQKKCEGLLSAQRRDLKLAAEIEENLQYYDLLDPASRRLNAPGAGNTVRGEDFSDMLRRLDECLDYMETHPGQKEAEVYRSRYRLLLTRALTLIRGHFVSALRDIHVDVSKKISDQQLNDTTTSALLYAKFKVGAPELKRIGLEIQKRAVPPLDPEQGNEAEYQSLLNELHSNFSATRGKLIIPLVRKKLNGIALAPSTSEDLVAFARGSISYIRGVCLDEFELWGEWFHGRGGLYDFLETICEPLYDHLRPRIIREDKIIKLCQLCTLLQTRYLLDPDDETEQVDANQLDFSLLIQPALEDVQTRLVFRSQAFLRDEIERYKPRPGDLDYPAHNRGASISVTESQISGKKMVPADAVVSLSKQTKQEDGGDSPDQDSKWDFDESQAVLSGWYPTLRKAIWLLSRIYRLVNSTVFDDLAHQIVHQTNLSLHQASIQVSNKSPADGQLFLMSHLLILKQQIVAFDIEYVAPEVSFDFSGITSTFWELRERGGLFNPGNLMRLVGHGLLPRVVENMLDAKVELDGRLRTVINDFINVFSDKMTSNLPSRFVDTQNLQRGELIYPTCQNVENEVPGLRKILDDYLDDTRMKETLVGAVQDRVIQIYEDFFDKYTSSEKRKGNVVSKKGKGREDAVWDVDTFAEWCEGIFRVGVTGIRPGDLDDDDDEVMSSRSFEQEC; from the exons ATGCGTCCAGAAACCGCGGGACAGCGAAGTCGCCGGCGAACTGTCGCCTCCGGCGCGCCGCCAGAGCCCAAGTCCAATGACATTGACAAATTGGGGACATTACCGGAGGACCCAAAGTCGATTGACGAGCTTCAAAATGAACTAGAATTCCTTCAGTGGTATGGCGGGGTCGAGGATGAATTGCTGGAAGCCAGCTACGATGAATACCA GTCGTGTCTCGATGAGCTGCAAACCTCGAAATCACACTTGGACGCCCTCCTGTCCGACACCTCGTCTACCCTCAACCTCCTGAGCAGCATATCGGAATCCTTCAAGGCGGTCGAATCGCAAACGTCCAGTTTCCAGAAGAAGTGCGAGGGATTGCTATCCGCGCAAAGACGCGACTTGAAATTAGCGGCCGAGATCGAAGAAAATCTGCAGTACTATGACTTGCTGGATCCCGCTTCCAGAAGGCTTAATGCCCCAGGGGCTGGAAACACTGTTCGTGGGGAGGATTTCTCAGATATGCTAAGACGCTTGGATGAATGCTTGGACTATATGGAGACACAT CCTGGGCAAAAAGAAGCCGAAGTATATCGGTCAAGATACCGACTCCTTCTCACCCGCGCTCTTACTCTCATCCGGGGTCATTTCGTTTCTGCATTGCGGGATATCCATGTCGACGTCTCGAAGAAAATCTCAGATCAGCAACTAAACGACACCACCACGTCCGCTCTCCTGTATGCGAAATTCAAAGTCGGTGCACCTGAACTAAAGCGAATTGGTCTTGAAATTCAAAAGAGAGCTGTGCCTCCGCTTGATCCCGAACAAGGCAATGAAGCTGAATACCAGAGCCTTCTGAACGAGCTTCACTCAAATTTCTCTGCAACTCGAGGTAAATTGATTATACCATTGGTTCGCAAAAAACTCAACGGCATTGCGCTAGCACCAAGCACATCAGAAGATCTGGTTGCTTTTGCTCGGGGTAGTATCAGCTATATCCGTGGCGTGTGCTTGGACGAGTTCGAGCTTTGGGGTGAGTGGTTTCATGGTCGGGGAGGCCTATATGATTTCTTGGAGACCATCTGTGAGCCTCTCTACGATCACCTCAGGCCGAGAATTATCCGTGAAGATAAAATCATCAAACTTTGTCAACTATGTACATTACTGCAAACACGCTACCTTCTCGATCCAGACGACGAAACCGAGCAAGTAGACGCCAACCAACTTGACTTCTCTCTTTTAATACAGCCCGCCCTGGAAGATGTTCAGACTCGTCTTGTCTTCCGCTCACAAGCGTTCCTCCGCGATGAAATTGAGCGATATAAGCCTCGTCCGGGTGATCTTGATTACCCTGCACACAATCGTGGGGCTTCGATATCAGTGACAGAAAGCCAGATTTCGGGCAAGAAGATGGTGCCTGCTGATGCTGTGGTGAGCTTGTCTAAACAAACAAAGCAAGAAGATGGCGGCGATTCTCCAGATCAAGATTCGAAGTGGGACTTTGACGAATCGCAAGCTGTTTTGAGTGGATGGTATCCGACATTACGGAAAGCCATTTGGCTTCTGAGCAGGATATATCGACTGGTCAAT TCTACTGTGTTTGATGACTTAGCGCATCAAATTGTGCACCAGACCAACTTATCccttcaccaagcaagcatTCAAGTGTCGAACAAGTCACCCGCAGACGGACAGCTCTTCCTAATGAGCCATCTCCTTATCTTAAAACAGCAAATCGTGGCATTCGACATCGAATACGTTGCCCCAGAAGTCTCCTTCGACTTCTCTGGCATCACCAGCACATTTTGGGAACTCCGCGAACGTGGTGGTCTCTTCAACCCGGGAAACTTGATGCGTCTCGTTGGTCACGGCCTGTTGCCACGAGTAGTCGAGAACATGCTCGATGCCAAAGTTGAACTCGATGGTCGACTCCGCACAGTCATCAACGATTTCATCAACGTCTTTTCAGACAAGATGACCTCGAACCTCCCCTCGAGATTCGTCGACACGCAAAACCTCCAGCGCGGAGAACTGATCTACCCCACCTGCCAAAACGTCGAAAATGAAGTACCCGGTCTACGCAAGATCCTTGATGACTACCTTGACGATACCCGCATGAAAGAGACACTTGTCGGTGCAGTGCAGGACCGGGTCATCCAGATATACGAAGATTTCTTTGACAAGTACACGTCCTCTGAGAAGCGGAAGGGTAACGTCGTCAGTAAGAAAGGAAAGGGTCGCGAGGACGCGGTGTGGGATGTAGACACATTTGCAGAGTGGTGTGAAGGTATCTTTAGGGTTGGCGTCACTGGTATCCGGCCCGGTGatttggatgatgatgacgacgaagTCATGAGCAGTAGGAGTTTTGAGCAGGAGTGTTAG
- a CDS encoding RCC1 domain-containing protein (COG:J;~EggNog:ENOG410QDBB;~InterPro:IPR009091,IPR000408;~PFAM:PF13540,PF00415), translating to MWANRARQPTTNILTLSRLVRARQPAISSWRRYASTNRGASNNSNWFRNSLGFAGAGTAAFLAYIYATTDSNKTGEETKAKGLPKIKEDLGTQLVQKKRSLRSPGVYLWGTNAYRVVDPDSKESVIKTPRSLSYFDGQMLRDLKLEEKSGAAINEKGDLIQWGKGFSESEFKPTETLIGKNLTSLCMSSDRILALSSDGKVYSLPISKEDQQSGRKPKESSWVMPFLSGEAGVSYRRLQPNLGMTEKITAISGGSEHALLLTSSGRVFSVASSMESYPAFGQLGIPGLTWSTRPSGPVDICHEITTLKGTKITQVAAGDYHSLALSKDGQVFAFGDNSFGQLGVEYNASAPFIDTPVLLPVSKLYRANEWAPTVTQVAAGGANSFFTVDAQRVLGRKEDASAVRDLGCITADTWTCGRGIWGLLGNGKWTHLQDEPTKVKALSGLSEFDESTQKVSPIRLRDISVGTTHAAAVMGNSTHIHSASTKALETNEDWGYDALWWGGNEHYQLGTGKRSNLARPTYINAPPAPEDKDKEEARLQVMPRHKGKAGKRTLTMEQRVECGRHVSGLYSAV from the coding sequence ATGTGGGCCAACCGGGCACGACAGCCTACGACGAATATACTCACTCTTTCTCGCCTTGTTAGAGCTCGCCAGCCTGCGATTTCATCATGGCGTCGTTATGCAAGCACTAACCGAGGAGCATCGAATAATTCCAACTGGTTTCGAAACTCCTTAGGGTTTGCAGGAGCCGGTACCGCCGCGTTTCTGGCTTATATATATGCTACCACTGATAGCAACAAAACCGGGGAAGAGACAAAAGCCAAGGGCCTCCCAAAGATCAAGGAAGATCTAGGAACCCAGCTTGTCcagaaaaagagaagccTGAGAAGTCCTGGTGTTTACCTCTGGGGTACCAATGCCTACCGTGTTGTGGATCCGGACTCTAAGGAGTCCGTCATCAAGACACCCCGGAGTCTCAGCTATTTTGATGGCCAAATGCTTCGAGATCTCAAGCTCGAAGAGAAATCTGGCGCTGCGATCAATGAGAAGGGCGACTTGATCCAGTGGGGTAAGGGCTTCTCGGAGTCTGAGTTTAAGCCTACGGAAACCCTGATTGGGAAGAACTTGACTTCGTTGTGCATGTCCAGCGATCGAATTCTTGCACTATCCTCGGATGGTAAGGTCTACTCGCTACCTATCTCCAAGGAAGATCAGCAGTCTGGTCGCAAGCCTAAGGAAAGCTCGTGGGTTATGCCGTTCCTATCGGGCGAAGCCGGCGTCAGTTACCGTCGACTTCAACCTAATCTGGGTATGACCGAGAAAATCACCGCTATCAGTGGTGGTTCGGAGCATGCCCTGCTTCTGACTAGCTCAGGCCGTGTATTTTCTGTTGCATCGTCGATGGAGAGCTACCCTGCTTTTGGGCAACTTGGTATTCCGGGCCTTACTTGGTCCACCCGACCCAGTGGACCGGTAGACATTTGCCATGAGATCACGACGCTCAAGGGCACTAAGATCACGCAAGTGGCCGCTGGTGACTACCATTCTCTGGCCCTCAGCAAGGATGGCCAGGTATTTGCTTTCGGAGATAACTCCTTTGGACAACTGGGTGTGGAGTATAACGCCTCGGCACCGTTCATAGATACTCCCGTTTTGCTACCCGTCTCGAAACTGTACCGGGCTAATGAATGGGCTCCCACGGTAACCCAAGtcgctgctggtggtgccaACAGCTTCTTCACTGTGGACGCGCAGCGGGTTCTGGGCCGTAAAGAGGATGCTTCCGCAGTCCGCGACCTGGGCTGCATTACAGCGGATACCTGGACTTGTGGACGAGGAATTTGGGGACTTCTCGGTAACGGCAAATGGACTCATCTACAAGATGAACCTACCAAGGTAAAAGCATTGAGTGGCCTGTCTGAGTTCGACGAAAGCACGCAAAAGGTTTCTCCTATCCGGCTACGCGATATCTCTGTTGGAACGACGCACGCAGCGGCGGTAATGGGCAACAGCACCCATATCCATTCCGCATCTACCAAGGCTCTGGAGACGAATGAGGATTGGGGGTATGATGCACTCTGGTGGGGAGGAAATGAACACTACCAATTGGGAACTGGCAAGAGGAGCAACTTGGCGCGGCCGACATATATCAATGCTCCTCCGGCGCCTGAAGACAAGGACAAGGAAGAAGCACGACTACAGGTCATGCCCCGTCACAAGGGCAAGGCTGGCAAACGGACTCTGACCATGGAGCAGCGAGTCGAGTGCGGACGACATGTTTCTGGCCTTTACTCAGCTGTCTAA
- the nop9 gene encoding RNA-binding RNA processing protein NOP9 (BUSCO:EOG09261BPJ;~COG:J;~EggNog:ENOG410QDBB;~InterPro:IPR001313,IPR016024,IPR011989,IPR040000;~PFAM:PF00806;~go_function: GO:0003723 - RNA binding [Evidence IEA]), which translates to MPREKQKRGRRAEEKSKKEVSKRKRDDAPEDFAPKRLKSGDEVEDAPMQEAPDYIPLDENYDNEQQPNNDMPFYGLLDTQEQEYFSQANEILELNQFQDAEERRLFVESVYREAKGKELKLACSQSCSRLVEKLISSSDIRQVRRLFDKFNGHFLHLVQHRFASHCCETLFVHAAPGVTQKTSKPKKNKEADEMEEDEEDEPQRTLAEMFMGVVEELEGNWGYLLTERFASHTIRVLLLVLAGEPVDVASNDSVVASRKKEKHGIPTAETQDDSTIAQKRNVPESFEETLKKIMKDMVSVLDDTYLRALATHPVGNPILQVLVYLELSHFGKSNAKEINSITRRLIPDENLNEGSESASFIKGLLYDPVGSRLLETIVRYMPGKLYKILYKNIIRERIGSLARNMTAGYVVLRALERLGKDDLQQAMESIIPEMPGLIERSRLVVPKMLIERCLVRGVNTEPLARALENSYDKDPATRLKQMLKLESTAQENGEESEEQQQQQGPTQTSAAEKLHGSLLAQAMLTVPGPLSQLVFSSLNSLSPELLLQIAKDPTASRVLQQALTQSTSTRQFRRPFTTRFYGHMEELALHSSGSHVIDTLWQGTKDLFFVKERLAQELSQHEMALRDSFVGRAVWRNWSMDLYKRRRGEWAAKAKGRDQQSEGNGTGQGERPKSKIELARARFAAKADDEAKKKEGGQKPVATKS; encoded by the coding sequence ATGCCTCGCGAAAAGCAAAAGAGAGGTCGTCGCGCGGAGGAGAAATCCAAGAAGGAAGTTTCGAAACGAAAGCGCGACGATGCGCCCGAAGACTTCGCGCCGAAGCGTCTGAAATCCGGCGACGAAGTCGAAGATGCGCCCATGCAAGAAGCACCAGATTACATTCCCCTAGACGAAAACTACGATAACGAGCAACAACCCAATAATGACATGCCATTTTATGGTCTTCTCGATACGCAGGAGCAGGAATATTTCTCGCAGGCGAACGAAATATTGGAATTGAACCAGTTCCAGGATGCGGAAGAGCGGAGGTTATTCGTTGAGAGTGTCTATAGAGAGGCCAAGGGGAAAGAGTTGAAGCTGGCATGCAGTCAATCTTGCTCGCGTCTCGTGGAGAAATTGATTTCTAGTTCCGATATCCGTCAGGTCCGGAGACTCTTTGATAAGTTCAACGGCCATTTCCTGCATCTCGTCCAGCACCGATTCGCGAGTCACTGTTGCGAGACGCTATTCGTTCACGCGGCACCCGGTGTGACGCAGAAAACCAGCAAgccaaagaagaacaaggaggCTGATGAaatggaggaggatgaggaggacgaaCCACAGCGGACGCTGGCTGAGATGTTCATGGGTGTTGTCGAAGAGTTGGAGGGAAACTGGGGCTACCTGTTGACGGAACGTTTCGCATCGCATACTATCAGAGTACTCCTGCTTGTCCTGGCAGGCGAGCCCGTCGATGTCGCATCGAATGACTCGGTTGTCGCAAGtcggaagaaagaaaaacacgGTATACCAACAGCTGAGACGCAGGATGATAGTACCATTGCGCAGAAGCGGAACGTTCCCGAATCATTCGAGGAGACATTGAAGAAGATCATGAAAGACATGGTGTCTGTGCTTGATGATACATATCTTCGCGCATTGGCCACCCATCCAGTTGGGAATCCTATTCTTCAGGTTTTGGTGTATCTGGAACTATCGCATTTCGGCAAGTCGAATGCCAAGGAGATCAACTCGATAACAAGGAGATTGATCCCAGATGAGAACCTCAACGAAGGATCGGAAAGCGCTTCGTTCATTAAGGGCCTGCTCTATGATCCCGTTGGCTCTCGTTTGCTCGAGACCATTGTACGGTATATGCCGGGAAAGCTTTATAAAATTCTCTACAAGAACATCATTCGCGAGCGCATTGGCTCTCTTGCGCGAAACATGACTGCCGGATACGTTGTGCTCCGGGCTTTGGAACGGCTTGGAAAGGATGATCTCCAACAAGCCATGGAATCGATCATCCCTGAAATGCCTGGACTCATCGAACGCTCCCGACTGGTTGTCCCCAAAATGTTGATTGAGCGTTGTCTGGTGCGTGGAGTCAACACTGAACCACTGGCACGTGCATTAGAGAATTCGTACGACAAGGACCCGGCTACCCGGCTGAAACAGATGCTCAAACTCGAAAGCACGGCGCAGGAAAATGGAGAagaatcagaggagcaacagcaacagcagggTCCCACTCAAACCTCTGCTGCTGAAAAGTTACATGGCTCCTTGCTTGCGCAGGCAATGCTGACCGTTCCCGGTCCTCTCAGCCaattggtcttctccagtcTGAACTCGCTATCGCCGGAATTGCTCCTTCAGATCGCAAAAGACCCTACAGCCTCTCGAGTCCTACAACAGGCGCTTACACAGTCAACATCCACTCGTCAATTCCGACGACCATTCACCACCCGCTTTTACGGGCATATGGAAGAACTCGCTCTGCACAGCAGCGGATCGCACGTAATCGACACATTGTGGCAAGGCACGAAGGACCTGTTCTTCGTGAAGGAGCGCCTGGCGCAAGAACTGTCACAGCACGAAATGGCTCTTCGTGATTCTTTCGTTGGCCGAGCTGTCTGGCGCAATTGGTCCATGGACCTCTACAAACGACGACGAGGCGAATGGGCAGCTAAGGCAAAGGGACGGGACCAACAGTCTGAAGGCAACGGAACTGGCCAAGGAGAACGGCCCAAGTCTAAAATCGAATTGGCACGGGCTCGATTTGCGGCTAAGGCTGATGACGAGgccaagaagaaagaaggtggTCAAAAGCCGGTTGCTACGAAGTCGTAG